The following nucleotide sequence is from Oncorhynchus clarkii lewisi isolate Uvic-CL-2024 chromosome 6, UVic_Ocla_1.0, whole genome shotgun sequence.
CATatccatacaccatacaccatacatctTACATatccatacaccatacaccatacatctTACATATCCATACATCTTACATCTTACATATCCATACACCATACATCTTACATATCCATACACCATACATCTTACATatccatacaccatacaccatacatctTACATatccatacaccatacaccatacatctTACATATCCATACATCTTACATATCCATACACCATActccatacaccatacaccatacatctTACATATACATACACCATACATCTTACATatccatacaccatacaccatacatctTACATATCCATACACCATACATCTTACATATCCATACACCATACATCTTACATATCCATACACCATACATCTTACATATCCATATTTTggatagatacagttgaagtcggggtcattaaaactcatttttcaaccactccacaaatgtcttgttaataaactatagtttttgacaagtcggttaggacatctactttgtgcatgacacgagtaatttttccaacaattgtttacagtcatattataaatcactccagttggtcagaaggatacatacactaagttgactgtgcctttaaacaacttggaaaattccagaaaattatgtcatggctttagaagcttctgataggctaattgacattatttgagtcaattggaggtgtacctgtggatgtatttaaaggcctcCCTTctaactcagtacctctttgcttgacatcatgggaaaatctaaagaaatcagaaaaataattgtagacctccacaagtctggttcatccttgggagcaatttccgaaTGCCTGAATGTAATTCACCTGATGAGGAAACACTGACCGTGCACTTTGACATATTATAAGGTGAATAAACTATAGTCTGAGTCATATTATAAGGTGATTAAACTATAGTCTGAGTCATATTATAAGGTGAGTCCAGAGGCTGTTTGAGCTGTCTTGACAACTTCATTGCTGTCATTTGAGAGAGAGGTAaacgcagagagagaaaggaagggggataggagcagagagagggagagacagagagagaaagaaagggggagatgggcgcagagagaaggtgagagatagctgcagagagagagagagagagtgggatggagagtgGCATGTCTATTTATAAGAGCACTTTGTAATATAACAGCCTAGTGTTCTCTGGCCCTGGTCCAGTCCCTCTCAGCTCAGGGCTGTTCTGGGGTCAGCTGGATGGACAGAGCACATAACAGACCCGCTGGATCCAAACAGTATGTGTTGGTCCAAATATGTTACGTGTGCCTGATTTAGCTtgcctgtactgtagtgttctggaaCTAAATGGATAGCTtgcctgtactgtagtgttctggaaCTAAATGGATAGCTtgcctgtactgtagtgttctggaactaaatggacagcttgcctgtactgtagtgttctggaaCTAAATGGATAACTtgcctgtactgtagtgttctggaaCTAGTAGTGCCAAAACAGTAAACATCACCCACCAAATTGCCTGCTGggtaaacaaatatatttattttaaggaACATTTCTGTAAAAGTGCTAGATTTTGCCAGCTGGCTAGTTTTCTTCTGTAGTCCATGGGCAGATAGATAACATTTAAGGAAGCATCATAAACCTTTCACATTATAAAGACAGATAAATGTGTACTAAGAACTCAAGTCAGAGATTGATGTCAAAGTGAGACTTGGAGATAAGTCAGAATTCTGTTCTGAGGTTATCCACGTTAGATGTTAGTCACCAGATGTCCTCCACCATTGGACTTATTTTAGCCCCTTACTAGAAGGAAGGCTTCGGTGCCATTTCCACCCGGCGCTAATATTGCCACGTTGGTTTTAATTGGTCTtccaggaaagagagagcgaaagggaacTGTTGGCCTCGTGTCAGGAATGCTTTTGTGGGTTAACTAGTTATCTACTGACAACAGACAGCTAGTGACATCAGCCCAGGCAGCATGGAGCTGTCTCGAGGGAGAAGTTGGCTAAAGTTGTGCAAGCAATGACGTATCTACCTACAATTCTGTGTGCAGTGGTCATTGGATAGCTTGCCTGTACAATTGGTGAATGTGTGTCTCTCATACTCTGGTAAGTGTTgacctaggatcagcttaccctctcTGAATCCCAGACATTATTAGTGCAAGTCCAGACCTTCACCTGAGACGGGTCAACTTCAGGTGGGTTAGTCATTAAGGAGACGCTGTCATCCAAAGCGACAATCAGGCATGCATACATTTTCGTAAGGGTGGCCAGGGGCAATGGAATCCACGATCCTGGCATTActagcgccatgctctaccaactgagccagacAGGACCCTGTTTCAAAACTGACAATTCAAAAATATCTGACCTTGTATCAGAGATGAAGAGGCGAAGCAAGAGGACTTACTCGGACCCCAAAATCTATCCGCGTGAGATGCAGTGCcgtcaaagtattcacaccccttgactttttccacattttgttgttacagcctgaatttaaaattgattaaatcaccCCAAACATTGTCACTGGCTTaacaatgtgcttaacaagtcacataagttgcatggactcattgtgtgcaataatagtgttttaacatgaatgactacctcatctctgtacaccacacatgcaattatctgtaaggtctctcattcaagcagtgaatttcaaacacagattcaaccacaaagaccagggaggttttccaacgcctcacaaagaagggcacctattggcagatgggtaaaacatatttttttaaagcagacattgaatattcctttgaacATGGTaaagttaataattacactttagatcactttatcaatacacccagtcactacaatcatacaggtgtccttcctaactcagttgctggaaaggaaagaaaccgctcagggatttcaccatgagaccaatcGCGACTTTTTAACAGAGTTTAAgggctgtgattggagaaaactgaggatggatcaatattGTAGGTACTCcacaatattccaaaacatgcatcctgttttcaacaaggcactaaagtaatactgcaaaatgtggcaaagaaattcactttttgtcctgaatataaagcCTTATGTTTAGGGAAAATCCAATACATCACATTAGTGAGTaatactctccatattttcaagcatagtggtggctgcatcatgttatgggtatgcttgtaaggactggggagtttttcaggataaaaaaaagaaactgaatggagcaaaaatcctagaggaaaaccgggctcagtctgctttccacaatGTGAGATGAATttacatttcagcaggacaataacctaaaaaacaAGGCTGAATCTAAACTGTACTTGCTTAACAaaaagacattgaatgttcctgagtggcggtttagacttaaatctacttaaaaatctattgcaagaccataaaatagttgtctagcaatgatcaacaaccaatttgacagagcttgaagaatttagaaaataataaaatgtgCCAATGTTGCTTTATCCAGGTGTGAAATGAAAAGGTCtaagagacttatccagaaagactcacagctgtaatcgcagccaaaggtgcttctacaaagtattgaatgAGGGATGTGAATACGTATGTCAATTAGATAGAATTCTGAAtgatcttctgcacatctaccattccagtgtttaattgccatattgtaattacttcgccaccatggcctatttatttccttaacttacctcatttgcactcactgtatatagactttttgttttcttttgttctactgtatccttgactgtatgttttgtttattccatgtgtaactctgtgtcgttgtatgtgtcgaatgctacgctttatcttggccaggtcgcagttgcaaatgagaacttgttctcaactagcctgcctggttaaataaaggtgttctcaactagcctacctggttaaataaaggtgttctcaactagcctacctggttaaataaaagtgttctcaactagcctacctggttaaataaaggtgaaataaaaataaataaaaaataatagtgAATAAAGAGTGAGGAAGTTAGAGAGGGTCAAAAGGTAACACTTAATTCATTATTGGTCATCTTTTTCAAGGGTGTCAAGTTCAGAACCTCACTGTAAATGACAGCCAATTCAGGACACATTTCATTTCCAACCCTGGATATGAAACGGGTCAGACCGAAACTCTCCGGCTGCCTGGCTGAACTACTGCATAAGAACTTGGGCCAGACTGAAACAGGAGGCAGTTGTAAATATATGGCTCTGCCTAGCAGGCTGGCACCCGTAAACCATTCTAGTGTAGACTGATGAGTTGTTACTATAACAACAGAGGAACAGCCAGTGTTCCGGAACTGTTAGGCCAAGTGGGAATAGGTGTTGTAACCACAGTCATAAGCCCAGGCATACCAACAGTGATACATTAACCCAATCCTAGTGAGGTGTTGGGCTGGGTAGAGTGCTGGTATCTGCTGGTATTGATCAGGGCCCTAGGGGGtagacagagtcaatgtgcatcccaaatggcaccatgttccctTGGCCCATAaggctaaaagtagtgcaccacatagggaacagggtgctggaGCTTCATGTAGCTGTTGGTTCAGTAGCTGTGTGTAAAGAAACCTCTATGTAGCTGTTGGTTCAGCCTGTCCATGTAGCTGTTGGTTCAGTAGCTGTGTGTAAAGGCGTGTCCATGTAGCTGTGCAATAAAACCAGTCAACGGGGACATTGTGAAACTGGACCCTACAATAGGGGACTGCAGTCAGCACTttacacacaggagacaggagagggaggagagagacaggagagagagacagagagagacaggagagggaggagagagagagacagagagagagacaagagagggaggagagagacaggagagggaggagagagagagagacaggagagagagagacaggagagggaggagagagagacaggagagagagagacaggagagggaggagagagagagagagagagagagacatgagagggaggagagagagacaggagagggaggagagagagagagacagaagagggaggagagaagggagacaggagaggatgcATGAAGATGTGTTTGTCCATAGCGCTTTTTCAACAGTTGTCTTTCAAACAAATGGTTTCAAATCCTTTCTAAAACGAAGAAAGAAAAAGACAGTCCAATTGTTTGCTGGTCATGTTTATTAAATGAGATATTTCAAAGAACAGGGGAACCGATTATTACAAAATGGAGAGGCAGCTTTAAGGCAAAAACTAAATGTCCTCGTGTTGAACATGCTGCACCTTCAGAACGTAATCGTATCATGCTTGGAAACTTAAATATGTAATAAAAACAATTACATGTAATGACCCTTAACTTCGTTTTAATGTACCTCCTGTTTCTTCCATGCACAAGATTTTAACaatttacatttagatttttttttaaagtaagacTTAGGTGCTTCTCATGaagcattcccccccccccccaaaaaaaacaaccAGAATGCACctataaataaaaaatgacaaaTGATTGAAAATGGAAAGCTTCTAGAACTTAGACAGATTAATTAATGATCAACTTGCAACCTACCATAACTAATGACTCACCGTAGTGACACAATGAAAAATGGGGATGTCCTTCCacctcactcccccccccccgtccctctCGTCCTTCcatctcactcccccccccccccgtccctccACCTCACTCCCCCCGTCCCTCTCGTCCTTCCATCTCACTCCCCCCccgtccctccatctcactcccccccGTCCCTCTCGTCCTTCCATCTCACTCCCCCCGTCCCTCTCGTCCTTCCATCTCACTCCCCCCCGTCCCTCTCGTCCTTCCATCTCACTCCCCCCGTCCCTCTCGTCCTTCCATCTCACTCCCCCCCGTCCCTCTCGTCCTTCCATCTCACTCCCCCCCGTCCCTCCACCTCACTCCCCCCGTCCCTCTCGTCCTTCCATCTCACCCCCCCCCGTCCCTCTCGTCCTTCCATCTCACTCCCCCCGTCCCTCTCGTCCTTCCATCTCACTCCCCCCccgtccctccatctcactcccccccGTCCCTCTCGTCCTTCCATCTCACTCCCCCCCGTCCCTCTCGTCCTTCCATCTCACTCCCCCCGTCCCTCTCGCCCTtccatctcaccccccccccGTCCCTCTCGTCCAACGCCTCGGTGTCCAGAACAGTTACATTGAAATAACACGTTGTCCCGTTCAAATAAATATCTGCTAGAAATAAATAATGGAAACACGACTGTCAAAACAGAAGAGAAGGTCACTATGTCAATGCAATGTGTATGAGGATGGtggtgagagagtggtgtggtgtgtgtgtatgaagatggtagtgagagagtgtgtgtgtgtgtgtatgaggatggtagtgtgtgtggtgtgtgtgtgtgtgtgtgtgtgtgtgtgtaaagcacTAGTGCGGCTTCGAATGTCTCTCGCTGCTGTTACCTTGAGGTAGATAACACATTCACAAAAGGTCCAGGAGTAATGGTTCGCTGCTGGCATTATGTGTCAAAATAACTACAGTATGAAATGAGGGGGTTTCAGGAAGCCTCTTTTAGGAAATTATACAGAAATAAATTAAACACTTGGTAAAAATAATTAAACTACATTTTCAAATAaaacctcttttttttttttaaagaaaagcctgcccccccctccctccctagtgAAAAGACCTACAGcgattgtgatgtcagtatgacTACATCTCCCACAATACACCTCTCTCCTTTAGTTCACAATGCCCTCCCATCTTCTCACATTGGCTCTGTTAAGATATGTATCCTTCCTCCCATGGAGATGTAGAGATCATTACTTGGaaataacctgtttttgcatggACATttccattgagggcttccaccattttaaagtattgAACTGGGTGGGGGGTGATTCCTATGGGTTGGGAGCGATCAGCAGAGCATTTGTCTTCTTCAAATTGGTTTGCCTAGTTTGTAAATGGCTTTAAGCTATATGaccgccatctagtggccacaatAAATGAATAACACGATTTGGTTTCAAGACTCGAAGACTGCAGGTGGCGGTAAAGTCACCAACATTAGCGTTACACTCTTCAAACATCAAAAGAAGAAAAtatactactttaaaatggagatagcctcaatggcactggccatgctgtcacagacaccagaatggcacagatacaaagctGTGATTTCTATACACCTCTTCCTGTGTTGACCACATGACTGATCTGCGAGGGTCTGATTGGTTTAAGTGATAGGGTGCAAACCTTCCTTTCACTTATTCAGCCACAGGTCTTAGATCAGTGATGAGCGCAGGGGGAAAGGCTGCAGGATCAACAGGGCTGTTCTGCTTAGCATAGCACCACTTCTCATATCCCTCCCCCTATCCAATTCtccaccttccttccttctctctctcttccccattccttctctcctctccttctagtctacagtagtcagTGTGCAGTGTAAATGCTGCCAGGTTGTGGATGCTGAGGGATAATTGGGCAGATCAACTCAGGTATAGGGTCAGTGACCCCGGAAGTAATAACTCTGATGTTTTCATATGCTAGCAACTTTCAACCCAGTCTATTTTACCTTTAActcctacaacaacaactaaaaaaaaatatatatacaaataaaagtttatatttaaaaaaaaaaaaaaggagccATACGATAAGGTATGAAATGATTCAAGTAAAATAACATTACTATGATAATGAAAtaaaatacaacagaacagaaccagCCTAGAGATCTTGCACTGTGAGGAACATGGTATTGTatcatttatgtttttttttttttaattcagatGCTTGAAGAAGCTGCTGTAGGTTGTGTGGGCGATCTGAGGCGAGCATTTGACcgtggagggagcgagggaggccTGGATGGATTTGAGCGGCACGTCGGTCGTAGCAGCGAATCCCGGCAGCGCCAGAGAGTCCAGCTGCATGTTAAACATGATTTCTCCGCTCCGCGCCAGGAAGCCCCCCTCGTCccgttccctctcccctcccacatCCGAGGGCTCAGGTTCTGGGGTGTCGGCGGCGCTAGCAGCACTCTCCCCGCTGCCCTCGTCCTTCCTGCTGAACAGTCTGTCCAGGTAGCTGGTGTAGCAGCTGTCCTTCTGGAGCTGCTCCTCTTTCCCAACGTCCCAGCGCCCCGCCCCGTCCATCAGACACCCACCTCTCcgctcctccaccctctcccctcctccgaAGCTCTCCCAGGGGTGTGCGGGACGCGCCCCAGACCCAGCGGTCCCCACGGTGATGCTGACCTGAGCAAAGTTCACCAGGcacttctcctccttctcctggcTGATGGTTTTGGACATGGAGCCTGACCGCGGAGCCTCCAGCTGGGACACAGACGAGTTGAGCTCGTTCAGGAGGCCCACCTCGCTCAGGAGGCCCACTCCCACCTCGCTCAGGAGGCCCACGTCCCCCAGAAGTCCCACGTCGCTGGGCTCAGTTCGCAGGCTCAGTTTGATGGTGCCGGCGATGAAGGAGTCAAAGTCGAAGCCTTGATTCTGTTGAgtagtctgggtctggttcttCTCTTGCTGGGAGTCCTTCTCCACCGGGCCCTTCTCTACCTGTAGAACCATCTGAGCCTTCACCAGGCCGTTCTTCTCACACTTGCTCTTCTGGGCCTTGTGCTCCTTGTCTCTGCCTGCAGCCTGAGCCTGTTTCTCTTTACTCTGCTGCTCCTTCCAGTTGGACAGATCTATAATGAGCTTGGGCTCGTAGTAGTGGTTGACTTCGCTGTCCCTCCAGATCAGGTTATCCAGGTAGGACGGAGACACCACCTTGTAGTTACAGGTGTGGGAACACTCCAGGTCACAGTACTTGTTCTCGTGGTGAAGGTCGAAGTGTTCGTCATCGGGGTCGGGCCACGAGCGTTCGGGAGTGAAGAGGGAGGAGTAGCCGTAGGAAGGATCGTCCAGGAACTCCCGGTCTCCGTCTGCATACTTACGAGGGTCCACCTGGAGGGGTAGGAGGGACAGGGGTTAGGGTGGTGACTTgaggaaggagtgtgtgtgtgtgtgtgtgtgtgtgtctctctctccgtacCTGAACCTCCTCCTCGTCAGTTTGGTCAGACAGAGCCCGAGGGTCCACCTGTACCTCGTCAGTGTCCAGAGTGCTGTGGGTGTGGAGGTGCCAGTCCCCTTCTGAAAGCTGGCTGTCACGGTACCGGCTGGCGGGAGGGAGATGAAGGGTTAAGACAACCCAAAACACAAACCCCCTGAGTTTGACCTCCACAGTAAAATAAACCCTCTTCTATAACTAACTAGCTATGGAACCCAGTGTGTGTATGCAGACCACAGTACGTCTCCATGTACCTGTCCCAGGTGTGGCTGTGACCCTGGTCCATCAGTAAGATatcatccacctcatcctctaTGTGGAAGGGGTGCAGCGAGACGGGTTCGTCCAGGGGGAAGGAGTAGTCAGACATGTAAGGGTGGGCTAGGGCTTCTTCTGCTGTCAGACGGTCCATGGGGTTAAAGGTCAGGATCTTCTGCAGGAAATCCAGGGCTGGAAGGGAAGAGGAGCATTTACCATGGTGCAGTGTGACATGTACGGGACAATATGTACAGGACAATATGTACAGGACAATATGTACAGGACAATATGTACGGGACAATATGTACGGGACAATATGTACGGGACAATATGTACGGGACAATATGTACGGGACAATATGGTATAGAATAGGattgtgttagtttgtgtgtgttcacCTGGTGGTATGTTGTGTGTGTTCACCTGGTGGTATGTTGTGTGTCTAGACTCACCCTGTGGGCTGACGTCGGGCAGTAGCTTGGTCAGTAGCTTGGCCAGTAGCTTGGCCAGTGGGTTGTGTGGCTGGGACATGTCACTGTGTATGTGTCTACACGAGTGCGAGTCTAGACTCACCCTGTGGGCTGACGTCGGGCAGTAGCTTGGCCAGTGGGTTGTGTGGCTGGGACATGTCACTGTGTATGTGTCTACACGAGTGCGAGTCTAGACTCACCCTGTGGGCTGACGTCGGCCAGTAGCTTGGCCAGTGGGTTGTGTGGCTGGGACATGTCACTGTGTATGTGTCTACACGAGTGCGAGTCTAGACTCACCCTGTGGGCTGACGTCGGGCAGTAGCTTGGCCAGTGGGTTGTGCGGCTGGGACATGTCACCGTGTATGAAGACGGGGATAACACTGTGTAACTcctgcctgtcctcttctctcagcACAGGGATGGACTCCAGGATCAGCTGCATCTGCTCCAGTTCATGGGCTCCTGCAGAACACCAATTCAAAACAGGGTTAAAAACACAGGAGGACACAGGGTTCGTTTCCACCCAACTGTCAGACcaccaactcagtggccttgtggttagtgtcCTTCCTGAGATTGAAAGGTTGAGGGGGGGTTCGATCCTCGGTCGAGTGAGTGATACCAAAGACTCTAAAAACAGGACCTGATGCTTCTCTGTCTGGTCACTAAGCATAAGATTCAGTCAGTTTAGCTAGCCAACTCTCCAGGTTACCTCGGGTTTAGCTAGCCAACTCTCCAGGTTTCCTCGGGTTTAGCTAGCCAACTCCCCAGGTTACCTCGGTTTAGCTAGCCAACTCTCCAGGTTACCTCGGTTTAGCTAGCCAACTCCCCAGGTTACCTCGGTTTAGCTAGCCAACTCCCCAGGTTACCTCAGTTTAGCTAGCCAACTCTCCAGGTTACCTCAGTTAGCAAGCTAACTTTCAAGGTTACCTCAGTTTAGCTAGCCAACTCTCCAGGTTACCGCAGTTTAGCTAGCCAACTCCCCAGGTTACCTCAGTTTAGCTAGATAACTTTCAAGGTTACCtcagtttagctagctaactttcaaGGTTACCTCAGTTAGCAAGCTAACTCTCCAGGTTACCTCAGTTAGCAAGCTAACTTTCAaggttacacccccccccccagagttaaCACTGATATAGACAAGCAGCTCCATATCCAAACCCCCCCCGTGGCACCACTTAAACTGTCTGCCCCATATCAGTCACACCATGTCAGTCAGAGAGAGTGTGAGCTCTGCCAGAACCCACGTGCCATGAAGCCTGTGGCCTACATTTCCGCCCCGCGGTTCAGTGGCACAGTGAACCTGCCTCACCGGTAACCCGTGTGAGTCTGTGCTTGACTGACCTGCGAAGAGCGTTTTCCCAGTGAGCATCTCGGTGAAGATGCATCCGGCAGCCCACATGTCAATGGCCTTGGTGTAGTTGTTAGGAGAGAGCAGCAGGCGAGGAGACCGGTACCATTTAGTCACCAAGCCCTCAGAAAGATGACcctggaggaggaggcagagaggaagaggggagggtgAGTTAACAAGTCTTTAGTGAGAAGTGCACACTAAGAGTTGAACGGGAGCAAGAGCCTGATAAACCTGAATTCATAggacccctcccct
It contains:
- the LOC139411749 gene encoding mitogen-activated protein kinase 6-like gives rise to the protein MAEKFESLMNIHGFDLGPRYMDLKPLGYGGNGLVFSAIDTDCDKRVAVKKIILTDPQSVKHALREIKIIRRLDHDNTVKVFETLGPSGRHLTEDIVSLTEVNSVYIVQEYMETDLCQLLERGLLSEDHARLFMYQLLRGLKYIHSANVLHRDLKPANLFVNTEDLVLKIGDFGLARIMDPHYSHKGHLSEGLVTKWYRSPRLLLSPNNYTKAIDMWAAGCIFTEMLTGKTLFAGAHELEQMQLILESIPVLREEDRQELHSVIPVFIHGDMSQPHNPLAKLLPDVSPQALDFLQKILTFNPMDRLTAEEALAHPYMSDYSFPLDEPVSLHPFHIEDEVDDILLMDQGHSHTWDSRYRDSQLSEGDWHLHTHSTLDTDEVQVDPRALSDQTDEEEVQVDPRKYADGDREFLDDPSYGYSSLFTPERSWPDPDDEHFDLHHENKYCDLECSHTCNYKVVSPSYLDNLIWRDSEVNHYYEPKLIIDLSNWKEQQSKEKQAQAAGRDKEHKAQKSKCEKNGLVKAQMVLQVEKGPVEKDSQQEKNQTQTTQQNQGFDFDSFIAGTIKLSLRTEPSDVGLLGDVGLLSEVGVGLLSEVGLLNELNSSVSQLEAPRSGSMSKTISQEKEEKCLVNFAQVSITVGTAGSGARPAHPWESFGGGERVEERRGGCLMDGAGRWDVGKEEQLQKDSCYTSYLDRLFSRKDEGSGESAASAADTPEPEPSDVGGERERDEGGFLARSGEIMFNMQLDSLALPGFAATTDVPLKSIQASLAPSTVKCSPQIAHTTYSSFFKHLN